Proteins from one Catenuloplanes atrovinosus genomic window:
- a CDS encoding DUF6194 family protein encodes MTMDEIIAYVSGLDDGVLVLRPRPGDGTPEIAWGDAFFYHSPDGSVPTAVQPFATIVTKDYPDDLSSRLDRPDTFRLNVHVSKDDFARLTGHRPREAGAAGADPSAPDTVFPHPLYGTMGWLSIVNPGPRTGDLARELLRKAHETARSRYERRA; translated from the coding sequence ATGACGATGGACGAGATCATCGCGTACGTGTCCGGCCTCGACGACGGCGTGCTGGTGCTGCGCCCGCGCCCGGGCGACGGCACGCCGGAGATCGCCTGGGGCGACGCGTTCTTCTACCACTCGCCGGACGGCAGCGTGCCCACCGCGGTCCAGCCGTTCGCCACGATCGTCACCAAGGACTACCCGGACGACCTGAGCTCGCGACTGGACCGGCCGGACACGTTCCGCCTCAACGTGCACGTGTCCAAGGACGACTTCGCGCGGCTCACCGGGCACCGGCCGCGGGAGGCCGGCGCGGCCGGGGCGGACCCGAGCGCGCCGGACACCGTGTTCCCGCACCCGCTGTACGGCACCATGGGCTGGCTGTCGATCGTCAACCCCGGCCCGCGCACCGGCGACCTCGCCCGCGAGCTGCTGCGCAAGGCGCACGAGACGGCCCGCTCACGGTACGAGCGCCGGGCCTGA